Proteins encoded in a region of the Onychostoma macrolepis isolate SWU-2019 chromosome 20, ASM1243209v1, whole genome shotgun sequence genome:
- the ndufaf7 gene encoding protein arginine methyltransferase NDUFAF7, mitochondrial isoform X1 — translation MRTLLRLKRLMPEVRWTMWQNRSCSNSSIQRLEPNASIHKHLISKITATGPISVAEYMREALTNPVAGYYVKNDMLGAGGDFITSPEISQIFVIYGLPQLLGVWCVSEWMAAGKSSMFQLVELGPGRGSLASDILRVFSQLKTVLGETEISVHLVEVSPKLSQFQAECLTGDNTQLNDGDQPVYRSGTTRTGLPVYWYRRIEDIPRGFSIFLAHEFFDALPIHKFQRTEKGWREVMVDIDPESPEKLRFVLSHSPTLSSSVLIQKDENRQHVEVCPEGGVIVQKLANRIAEDGGAALIVDYGHDGTKTDTFRGFKGHQIHNVLEAPGMADLTADVDFSYLRKMTGNEVTCLGPITQRSFLKNMGIDSRLQVLLRNCHDPSTRAQLIHSYDMLINPEKMGHRFQFFSVLNRGRLAQYAGMQKNTAPLPVAGFAELDMQ, via the exons ATGAGGACTCTGCTGAGGCTGAAGCGGCTAATGCCAGAAG TGCGGTGGACCATGTGGCAAAACAGATCCTGCTCAAACTCTTCCATCCAGAGACTGGAGCCAAACGCATCCATCCATAAACATCTTATCTCCAAAATTACTGCCACGGGTCCAATTTCAGTAGCTGAGTACATGAGGGAGGCACTCACCAATCCAGTGGCG GGATATTACGTGAAAAATGACATGCTTGGAGCAGGTGGTGATTTTATTACATCACCAGAGATCAGTCAGATTTTCG TTATATATGGTCTTCCACAGCTGTTGGGTGTCTGGTGTGTCAGTGAGTGGATGGCGGCTGGGAAATCCAGCATGTTCCAGTTAGTGGAGCTTGGACCAGGTAGAGGCTCATTGGCCAGTGACATCCTGAGG GTCTTCAGTCAGTTGAAAACTGTTCTGGGTGAGACGGAAATCTCTGTTCATCTTGTGGAGGTCAGCCCAAAGTTGAGCCAATTTCAGGCTGAATGTCTAACTGGAGATAATACACAGCTCAATGATGGTGATCAGCCTGTTTACCGCAGTGGCACCACACGTACAGGCCTGCCTGTATACTGGTACCGCAGGATAGAGGACATCCCAAGAG GTTTTAGCATCTTCCTTGCCCATGAGTTTTTTGACGCTTTACCCATTCACAAGTTTCAG agAACAGAGAAAGGCTGGCGGGAGGTGATGGTTGATATTGATCCTGAAAGTCCAGAAAAACTGAGATTTGTGCTTTCTCACAGTCCTACTCTCTCCTCCAGCGTTCTTATACAG AAAGATGAAAACCGACAGCATGTGGAAGTATGTCCAGAAGGTGGAGTCATTGTTCAGAAACTGGCCAATCGGATTGCAGAGGACGGAGGCGCAGCCTTGATTGTAGACTATGGACATGATGGAACAAAAACTGATACTTTCAGA GGCTTTAAAGGCCATCAAATCCACAATGTCTTGGAAGCACCTGGCATGGCAGACTTGACAGCAGATGTTGACTTCAGTTACCTGAGGAAAATGACAGGAAATGAGGTGACCTGCTTGGGACCCATCACACAAAGATCCTTCCTGAAGAACATGGGCATTGACTCACGCTTGCAG GTCCTCTTGAGGAACTGTCATGACCCCTCCACCAGAGCGCAGCTCATCCACAGCTATGACATGCTAATTAACCCTGAGAAAATGGGACACAGGTTTCAGTTCTTCTCTGTGCTTAATCGAGGTCGGCTGGCTCAGTATGCAGGAATGCAGAAGAACACAGCACCATTGCCAGTGGCTGGCTTTGCTGAGCTGGACATGCAATGA
- the ndufaf7 gene encoding protein arginine methyltransferase NDUFAF7, mitochondrial isoform X2 — translation MRTLLRLKRLMPEVRWTMWQNRSCSNSSIQRLEPNASIHKHLISKITATGPISVAEYMREALTNPVAGYYVKNDMLGAGGDFITSPEISQIFGELLGVWCVSEWMAAGKSSMFQLVELGPGRGSLASDILRVFSQLKTVLGETEISVHLVEVSPKLSQFQAECLTGDNTQLNDGDQPVYRSGTTRTGLPVYWYRRIEDIPRGFSIFLAHEFFDALPIHKFQRTEKGWREVMVDIDPESPEKLRFVLSHSPTLSSSVLIQKDENRQHVEVCPEGGVIVQKLANRIAEDGGAALIVDYGHDGTKTDTFRGFKGHQIHNVLEAPGMADLTADVDFSYLRKMTGNEVTCLGPITQRSFLKNMGIDSRLQVLLRNCHDPSTRAQLIHSYDMLINPEKMGHRFQFFSVLNRGRLAQYAGMQKNTAPLPVAGFAELDMQ, via the exons ATGAGGACTCTGCTGAGGCTGAAGCGGCTAATGCCAGAAG TGCGGTGGACCATGTGGCAAAACAGATCCTGCTCAAACTCTTCCATCCAGAGACTGGAGCCAAACGCATCCATCCATAAACATCTTATCTCCAAAATTACTGCCACGGGTCCAATTTCAGTAGCTGAGTACATGAGGGAGGCACTCACCAATCCAGTGGCG GGATATTACGTGAAAAATGACATGCTTGGAGCAGGTGGTGATTTTATTACATCACCAGAGATCAGTCAGATTTTCGGTGAG CTGTTGGGTGTCTGGTGTGTCAGTGAGTGGATGGCGGCTGGGAAATCCAGCATGTTCCAGTTAGTGGAGCTTGGACCAGGTAGAGGCTCATTGGCCAGTGACATCCTGAGG GTCTTCAGTCAGTTGAAAACTGTTCTGGGTGAGACGGAAATCTCTGTTCATCTTGTGGAGGTCAGCCCAAAGTTGAGCCAATTTCAGGCTGAATGTCTAACTGGAGATAATACACAGCTCAATGATGGTGATCAGCCTGTTTACCGCAGTGGCACCACACGTACAGGCCTGCCTGTATACTGGTACCGCAGGATAGAGGACATCCCAAGAG GTTTTAGCATCTTCCTTGCCCATGAGTTTTTTGACGCTTTACCCATTCACAAGTTTCAG agAACAGAGAAAGGCTGGCGGGAGGTGATGGTTGATATTGATCCTGAAAGTCCAGAAAAACTGAGATTTGTGCTTTCTCACAGTCCTACTCTCTCCTCCAGCGTTCTTATACAG AAAGATGAAAACCGACAGCATGTGGAAGTATGTCCAGAAGGTGGAGTCATTGTTCAGAAACTGGCCAATCGGATTGCAGAGGACGGAGGCGCAGCCTTGATTGTAGACTATGGACATGATGGAACAAAAACTGATACTTTCAGA GGCTTTAAAGGCCATCAAATCCACAATGTCTTGGAAGCACCTGGCATGGCAGACTTGACAGCAGATGTTGACTTCAGTTACCTGAGGAAAATGACAGGAAATGAGGTGACCTGCTTGGGACCCATCACACAAAGATCCTTCCTGAAGAACATGGGCATTGACTCACGCTTGCAG GTCCTCTTGAGGAACTGTCATGACCCCTCCACCAGAGCGCAGCTCATCCACAGCTATGACATGCTAATTAACCCTGAGAAAATGGGACACAGGTTTCAGTTCTTCTCTGTGCTTAATCGAGGTCGGCTGGCTCAGTATGCAGGAATGCAGAAGAACACAGCACCATTGCCAGTGGCTGGCTTTGCTGAGCTGGACATGCAATGA